Proteins from a genomic interval of Siniperca chuatsi isolate FFG_IHB_CAS linkage group LG10, ASM2008510v1, whole genome shotgun sequence:
- the LOC122883353 gene encoding rhodopsin, whose translation MNGTEGPFFYVPMVNTTGIVRSPYEYPQYYLVNPAAYAALGAYMFLLIILGFPLNFLTLYVTIEHKKLRTPLNYILLNLAVADLFMVFGGFTTTMYTSMHGYFVLGRLGCNLEGFFATLGGEIGLWSLVVLAVERWLVVCKPISNFRFGENHAIMGLVFTWIMACSCAVPPLVGWSRYIPEGMQCSCGVDYYTRAEGFNNESFVIYMFICHFIIPMSVVFFCYGRLLCAVKEAAAAQQESETTQRAEREVTRMVIMMGAAFLICWLPYASVAWYIFTHQGSEFGPVFMTIPAFFAKTASIYNPLIYVCLNKQFRHCMITTLCCGKNPFEEEEGASSTASKTEASSVSSSSVSPA comes from the coding sequence ATGAACGGCACAGAGGGACCATTTTTCTATGTCCCTATGGTAAACACCACCGGCATTGTCCGGAGTCCTTATGAATACCCTCAGTACTACCTTGTCAACCCAGCAGCTTATGCTGCCCTGGGTGCCTACATGTTCCTGCTCATCATTCTTGGCTTCCCCTTGAACTTCCTCACTCTGTATGTCACCATCGAACACAAGAAGCTGCGAACCCCTCTAAACTACATCCTGCTGAACCTTGCGGTGGCTGACCTCTTCATGGTGTTTGGAGGATTCACCACAACGATGTACACCTCTATGCACGGCTACTTCGTCCTAGGACGCCTTGGCTGCAATTTGGAAGGATTCTTTGCTACCCTCGGTGGTGAGATTGGCCTCTGGTCACTGGTTGTTCTGGCTGTTGAAAGGTGGTTGGTTGTCTGCAAGCCCATCAGCAACTTCCGCTTCGGTGAGAATCACGCAATCATGGGTTTGGTCTTTACCTGGATAATGGCCTGTTCTTGTGCCGTGCCCCCTCTTGTCGGCTGGTCTCGTTACATCCCCGAGGGCATGCAGTGCTCATGTGGAGTCGACTACTACACCCGTGCAGAGGGTTTCAACAATGAGTCCTTTGTTATCTACATGTTCATCTGCCACTTCATCATTCCAATGTCTGTCGTGTTCTTCTGCTACGGCCGTCTGCTCTGTGCTGTCaaggaggctgctgctgcccaGCAGGAGTCTGAGACCACTCAGAGGGCTGAGAGGGAAGTCACCCGCATGGTCATAATGATGGGTGCTGCCTTCCTGATATGTTGGTTACCCTATGCCAGTGTGGCCTGGTACATCTTCACACATCAGGGCTCTGAGTTCGGACCAGTCTTCATGACCATCCCGGCCTTCTTTGCCAAGACTGCTTCCATCTACAATCCATTGATCTACGTCTGCCTGAACAAGCAGTTCCGCCACTGCATGATCACCACCTTGTGCTGCGGGAAGAATCcctttgaggaggaggagggagcatCCTCTACTGCCTCCAAGACCGAGGCatcctctgtctcctccagctctgtgtCTCCTGCATAA